In Pyrus communis chromosome 1, drPyrComm1.1, whole genome shotgun sequence, the following are encoded in one genomic region:
- the LOC137745096 gene encoding esterase-like, translated as MESLIITIKVIISFFCSYMLLSHLHLTTLNPTAFALEDCQFPAVFNLGDSNSDTGGLASSLIAPTPPYGETFFGMPEGRFSDGRLIIDFLANSVGHPFLSAYLDSVGTNFSYGANFATASSTIRLPNSVIPRGGFSPFFLDIQYMQLMRLKFRSRLIRQRGGIFASLLPKDEYFPKALYTFDIGQNDLGEGFFANKTIKEVNASVPDIITKFSTNIQKIYDLGARLFWIHNTGPIGCLPYILANFPSAQKDEVGCAKSYNEVAQYFNHQLKEATVQLRKDLPLAAFTYVDIYSVKYSLYKEPKKYGFEFPLVACCGFGGKYNYSSSAGCGTTVTVNGSQIFVGSCKNPSVRVNWDGVHYTEAANKFVFDKISTGAFSDPTLPLKHACHRI; from the exons ATGGAGTCCCTGATAATTACTATCAAAGTTATCATTTCATTCTTTTGCTCGTACATGCTTTTGTCGCACTTGCATCTCACCACTTTGAACCCTACTGCCTTTGCTTTGGAGGACTGTCAGTTTCCAGCCGTCTTTAACCTTGGGGACTCTAATTCAGATACTGGCGGATTGGCCTCATCCCTTATTGCACCAACCCCTCCTTATGGCGAGACATTTTTTGGTATGCCGGAGGGAAGATTCTCAGATGGCCGTCTTATAATCGATTTCCTCG CAAATAGTGTTGGCCACCCTTTTCTAAGCGCATATTTGGATTCAGTTGGGACCAACTTCTCGTACGGTGCAAATTTTGCCACCGCATCTTCCACAATCAGGCTGCCCAATAGCGTTATACCAAGGGGTGGATTTAGCCCTTTCTTCCTTGATATTCAGTACATGCAGTTAATGCGACTCAAATTCAGATCACGACTTATAAGGCAAAGAG GAGGAATATTTGCAAGTTTACTGCCCAAGGATGAGTACTTCCCCAAAGCTTTATACACATTTGACATTGGTCAGAACGACCTTGGGGAAGGGTTCTTTGCAAACAAGACTATTAAGGAAGTGAATGCATCTGTTCCTGATATAATCACCAAGTTCTCAACAAATATTCAG AAAATATATGACTTGGGAGCCAGATTGTTTTGGATCCACAACACTGGGCCAATTGGCTGTCTCCCTTACATTTTAGCTAATTTTCCATCAGCTCAAAAGGATGAGGTTGGCTGCGCAAAGTCTTACAATGAAGTGGCTCAGTATTTTAACCACCAATTGAAGGAAGCCACAGTTCAACTTAGGAAGGATCTTCCTTTGGCTGCATTTACTTACGTGGACATATATTCTGTCAAATACTCTCTTTACAAGGAGCCCAAAAAATATG GGTTTGAGTTCCCACTTGTCGCTTGTTGTGGGTTTGGTGGGAAGTACAACTATAGCAGTAGTGCTGGATGTGGAACAACAGTTACAGTCAATGGAAGCCAAATATTTGTTGGTTCGTGCAAAAACCCGTCAGTGAGAGTGAATTGGGATGGCGTTCATTATACTGAGGCAGCTAACAAGTttgtttttgacaaaatttcaaCTGGAGCATTTTCAGATCCAACCCTTCCTTTAAAACATGCATGTCACAGGATTTAG